One Mycobacteroides abscessus ATCC 19977 genomic window carries:
- a CDS encoding heavy metal translocating P-type ATPase translates to METTNTGMETTDLRLHGMTCASCASRVEKGLNKITGVNARVNLALESARVEHDGSVTGEDLVKAVESVGYTAQVVGGSHQDAHAGDHDGHDPHDHMNHDVPDDQLKSRLIGSLILAIPVVVISMAMPLHFSGWEILVAALTTPILLWGGYPFHRAALVNARHGASTMDTLVSLGTIAAYLWSLWVLFANAGHTHGDVHVYFEVVAAVTVFLLAGRFAESRAKRSAGSALRALLSLGAKDVAVLRGGHETRIPVDQLAVGDEFVVRPGERVATDGEVIEGHSALDTSTMTGESVPMEVTVGGPVLGGYVNTHGRIVVRANKVGADTQLARMARLVSDAQTGKAQVQRLADRVSSVFVPVVLAISALTFVAWAALGNSLASAFTAAVAVLIIACPCALGLATPTAILVGTGRGAQLGVLIKGPEVLENVKDIDTVVLDKTGTVTTGVMSVVEVRRSIGSGVADADEILRIAASVESASEHPVARAIVAAAASARLTLSPVTNFRNEPGVGVSGVVDGQEVSIEAIEGQNTTAAVSWGGLRRGEIEVADTVKPSSRRAIDELKAMGITPVLLTGDNAEVAARVASEVGIAAGDVIAGVKPTEKADVVKRLQAEGKRVAMVGDGVNDSAALATADIGMAMGTGTDAAIEASDLTLVRGDLTTVPTALRLSRKTLGTIKANLFWAFAYNTAAIPLAALGLLNPMIAGAAMAMSSVFVVLNSLRLRTFR, encoded by the coding sequence ATGGAGACCACTAACACGGGCATGGAGACCACTGATCTGCGGCTGCATGGCATGACGTGCGCGTCATGCGCGTCCCGTGTGGAAAAAGGACTCAACAAGATCACGGGTGTGAACGCCCGAGTGAACCTGGCGCTGGAAAGTGCCCGCGTCGAACACGACGGCTCGGTCACCGGTGAGGATCTGGTCAAGGCTGTCGAATCGGTGGGCTACACGGCGCAGGTCGTCGGCGGCTCACACCAGGATGCGCACGCCGGCGACCATGACGGCCACGATCCGCACGATCACATGAACCACGATGTGCCGGACGATCAGCTCAAGTCACGGCTCATCGGCTCGCTTATCCTGGCCATCCCGGTAGTGGTCATCTCCATGGCGATGCCCTTACATTTCTCCGGCTGGGAGATATTGGTCGCGGCACTGACCACGCCGATTCTGCTGTGGGGCGGCTATCCGTTCCACCGCGCCGCGTTGGTCAACGCGCGTCACGGTGCCTCGACAATGGACACCCTGGTCTCACTGGGCACCATCGCCGCGTACCTGTGGTCGCTGTGGGTGCTGTTCGCCAATGCCGGACACACCCACGGAGATGTTCATGTGTACTTCGAAGTGGTGGCCGCGGTCACCGTCTTCCTGCTCGCGGGCCGGTTCGCCGAATCTCGTGCCAAGCGCTCGGCAGGCTCGGCGCTGCGCGCTCTGCTGTCGCTGGGGGCCAAGGACGTCGCGGTGCTGCGAGGGGGACACGAGACGCGCATTCCCGTCGACCAGCTCGCGGTGGGCGACGAGTTCGTGGTGCGCCCGGGCGAGCGCGTGGCCACCGACGGTGAGGTGATCGAGGGTCACTCGGCCTTGGACACGTCGACGATGACGGGCGAGTCGGTGCCCATGGAGGTCACCGTGGGCGGGCCGGTACTGGGTGGCTACGTGAACACCCACGGGCGGATCGTGGTGCGCGCCAACAAGGTGGGCGCCGACACGCAACTGGCCCGGATGGCGCGGTTGGTGTCCGACGCGCAGACCGGTAAGGCGCAGGTGCAACGGCTCGCCGATCGGGTGTCGTCGGTGTTCGTGCCCGTCGTGCTCGCTATCTCGGCGTTGACTTTTGTGGCCTGGGCGGCCCTGGGCAACTCGCTCGCCTCGGCGTTCACCGCGGCGGTGGCGGTGTTGATCATCGCCTGCCCGTGCGCGCTCGGATTGGCGACCCCCACGGCCATTCTGGTGGGCACCGGGCGGGGCGCGCAGCTGGGCGTGCTGATCAAGGGTCCCGAGGTGCTGGAGAACGTCAAGGACATCGACACCGTCGTGCTGGACAAGACCGGTACCGTGACCACCGGCGTCATGAGCGTGGTGGAGGTGCGGCGCAGCATCGGCTCGGGCGTGGCCGATGCCGACGAAATCCTGCGCATCGCCGCCTCGGTGGAATCCGCTTCCGAGCATCCGGTCGCCAGGGCCATCGTCGCGGCCGCAGCATCGGCTCGACTTACCCTGTCGCCCGTCACCAACTTCCGCAACGAGCCCGGTGTCGGTGTCAGCGGTGTGGTTGACGGCCAAGAGGTTTCGATCGAGGCTATCGAAGGCCAAAACACCACCGCGGCGGTCAGCTGGGGTGGGCTGCGCCGCGGCGAGATCGAAGTGGCCGACACGGTGAAGCCCTCGAGCCGCCGAGCCATCGACGAACTCAAGGCCATGGGCATCACACCGGTGTTGCTGACGGGTGATAACGCGGAAGTAGCCGCGCGGGTCGCCTCGGAAGTCGGTATCGCGGCGGGTGATGTCATCGCCGGGGTCAAACCCACCGAGAAGGCCGATGTCGTCAAGCGCCTGCAGGCGGAGGGCAAGAGGGTTGCCATGGTCGGCGACGGCGTCAATGACTCTGCCGCACTGGCCACCGCCGATATCGGCATGGCCATGGGCACCGGTACCGACGCCGCCATCGAGGCCAGCGATCTGACCCTGGTGCGTGGCGACCTGACCACCGTGCCGACCGCACTGCGTTTGTCACGCAAGACACTGGGCACCATCAAGGCCAATTTGTTCTGGGCGTTCGCCTACAACACCGCCGCCATTCCGCTGGCCGCGCTGGGTTTGCTCAACCCGATGATCGCGGGTGCGGCGATGGCGATGTCTTCTGTGTTCGTGGTACTGAACAGCCTGAGGCTGAGAACCTTCCGCTAG
- a CDS encoding class I SAM-dependent methyltransferase, whose product MTETADIDSMPRAGFGAPVWDRKLQTDRLEYLDRDDVPAKKRSVVESLDLLGEKKGLHRWNAEQAAGFLVGIDSPRVLELGAAHGGLSRELLKLRPDASITVTDIEPSSVAGIAASGMGSDPRVSVRVMDATAIDAPDGAFDLVVFALSFHHLPPSLAAKVFVEGTRVGRTLLIIDLLRLPAPLLAPAYLFAAAVGWVRPVAHDGAISQLRAYGPRALRSLAEHADPSIIIELRARLQLPMPLQIVVARRGL is encoded by the coding sequence ATGACCGAAACTGCTGATATCGACTCGATGCCGCGTGCGGGATTCGGCGCTCCCGTGTGGGACCGCAAGCTGCAGACGGATCGGCTGGAGTATTTGGACCGCGACGATGTTCCGGCGAAGAAACGGTCCGTCGTCGAGTCGCTCGACCTCCTGGGTGAGAAGAAGGGGTTGCACAGGTGGAATGCCGAACAGGCGGCGGGATTCCTGGTCGGTATCGACAGTCCGCGGGTGCTCGAGCTCGGTGCCGCCCACGGTGGGCTGTCTCGTGAACTGCTGAAGCTGCGCCCCGATGCCTCGATCACGGTGACGGACATCGAGCCCTCTTCCGTCGCGGGGATTGCCGCGTCCGGTATGGGCTCGGATCCTCGGGTGAGCGTCCGTGTCATGGACGCGACGGCTATCGATGCGCCGGACGGGGCGTTCGATCTGGTGGTGTTCGCCTTGTCGTTCCACCATCTCCCACCGTCGCTTGCCGCGAAGGTGTTCGTCGAGGGCACCCGGGTGGGGCGCACTCTGTTGATCATCGATCTGTTGCGCTTGCCGGCTCCGCTGCTGGCGCCCGCGTACCTTTTCGCTGCGGCCGTCGGATGGGTGCGTCCGGTTGCCCATGACGGCGCCATCAGTCAGCTGCGTGCCTACGGTCCGAGGGCGTTACGTAGCCTTGCTGAACATGCGGATCCGTCGATCATCATCGAACTCCGCGCCAGGCTTCAGCTGCCTATGCCGTTGCAGATCGTGGTGGCGCGGCGGGGCCTGTAG